One genomic region from Rosa rugosa chromosome 1, drRosRugo1.1, whole genome shotgun sequence encodes:
- the LOC133726114 gene encoding diacylglycerol kinase 5-like, translating into MLQPHSSHRFSLKMANSSSRSDFLKSFKIPKYVLESESKRDGEDCDEPECPVLVFINSKSGGQLGGNLLVTYRQLLNDWQVFDVGEEAPDKVLHRIYVNLERLKRNGDKFATKIQEKLRIIAAGGDGTAGWLLGVVSDLKLAHPPPIATVPLGTGNNLPFAFGWGKKNPGTDQHAVESFLRQVKGAKEMKIDSWHLLMRMKIPKGGPLDPIAPLELPHSLHAFGRVSDTNELNMEGFHTFRGGFWNYFSMGMDAEVSYAFHSERKLHPEKFKNQLVNQSTYAKLGCTQGWFSPSLSQNSARNIAQFAKVMIIKNHGDQWEELLLPHSIKSIVCLNLPSFSGGFNPWGTPRRRKYNAFTPPFVDDGHLEVVGFTSAWHGLVLLAPNGHGTRLAQAHRIKFLFYKGAIDHTYMRIDGEPWKQPLPSDDDTVMVEISHLGQVNILATNGCRSKSMHNPLTPRAQEEEGVDSDEENLEAEFRKFGAADTFKLPDEIDISRLS; encoded by the exons ATGCTACAGCCTCATAGCTCCCACAG GTTTAGTCTGAAAATGGCCAACTCCAGCTCTCGGTCTGATTTCTTGAAGAGTTTCAAGATTCCCAAGTATGTACTTGAATCCGAATCAAAGCGTGATGGGGAAGATTGTGATGAGCCCGAGTGTCCAGTTTTGGTGTTTATCAACTCCAAAAGTGGTGGTCAGCTTGGTGGCAATCTTCTTGTGACGTATCGTCAGCTCCTCAATGACTGGCAG GTTTTTGATGTGGGGGAAGAGGCTCCGGATAAGGTGCTGCACCGAATTTATGTCAATCTAGAAAGGCTCAAGCGCAATGGGGATAAATTTGCTACCAAGATTCAAGAGAAACTGAGGATAATT GCTGCAGGTGGTGATGGAACTGCTGGCTGGCTTCTTGGTGTTGTTTCTGATCTGAAATTAGCTCATCCGCCACCGATAGCAACAGTACCCTTAGGAACTGGAAACAATCTTCCATTTGCATTTGGCTGG GGGAAGAAGAATCCTGGAACAGATCAACATGCTGTGGAGTCCTTTTTGCGTCAAGTAAAGGGAGCCAAGGAAATGAAGATAGACAG CTGGCACCTTCTCATGAGGATGAAGATTCCAAAAGGAGGTCCATTGGATCCCATTGCACCTCTTGAGCTACCCCATTCTTTGCATGCCTTTGGCCGTGTCTCTGACACAAACGAGCTGAACATG GAGGGCTTCCATACATTTCGTGGGGGATTTTGGAATTACTTCAGTATGG GAATGGATGCTGAAGTATCATATGCGTTTCATTCAGAGCGGAAGTTGCATCCTGAAAAGTTTAAAAATCAGTTAGTTAATCAG TCTACTTATGCAAAGCTTGGGTGTACACAAGGCTGGTTTTCTCCTTCCCTTTCTCAGAATTCTGCCCG GAATATAGCTCAATTTGCCAAGGTGATGATTATAAAAAACCATGGGGATCAATGGGAAGAGCTCCTCCTTCCTCACAG CATCAAGTCGATAGTCTGCCTCAATTTGCCTAGCTTTTCTGGTGGATTTAATCCTTGGGGAACACCACGTAGACGGAAGTATAAT GCATTCACCCCTCCATTTGTAGATGATGGCCATTTAGAGGTTGTAGGTTTTACTTCTGCTTGGCATGGACTTGTATTGCTTGCGCCAAATGGACATGGGACTCGTCTTGCTCAG GCCCACCGAATCAAATTTCTGTTTTACAAAGGTGCAATTGATCATACGTACATGAGAATTGATGGGGAACCCTGGAAGCAACCCCTTCCATCTGATGATGACACTGTGATGGTGGAAATCTCTCACCTTGGCCAGGTCAACATTCTCGCTACGAATGGCTGCAGGTCTAAAAGTATGCACAATCCCTTAACACCTAGAGCTCAGGAAGAGGAAGGAGTTGACTCAGATGAAGAAAATCTTGAAGCAGAGTTCAGAAAGTTTGGTGCAGCAGACACATTCAAGCTTCCGGACGAAATTGATATTTCTCGTCTTAGTTAA